A portion of the Enterobacter sp. SA187 genome contains these proteins:
- a CDS encoding ABC transporter ATP-binding protein, with protein MIVFSSLQIRRGVRVLLDNATATINPGQKVGLVGKNGCGKSTLLALLKNELSADGGSFTYPANWQLAWVNQETPALSEPALDYVIDGDRQYRQFEAELNAANERNDGHAIATVHGKLDAIDAWTIRSRASSLLHGLGFSNEQLERPVSDFSGGWRMRLNLAQALICRSDLLLLDEPTNHLDLDAVIWLEKWLKSYQGTLILISHDRDFLDPVVDKIIHIEQQNMFEYTGNYSAFERQRATRLAQQQATYESQQARVAHLQSFIDRFKAKASKAKQAQSRVKMLERMELIAPAHVDNPFHFSFRAPESLPNPLLKMEKVSAGYGDRTILDSIKLNLVPGSRIGLLGRNGAGKSTLIKLLAGELNPVSGEIGLAKGIKLGYFAQHQLEFLRADESPIQHLARIAPQELEQKLRDYLGGFGFQGDKVSEVTGRFSGGEKARLVLALIVWQRPNLLLLDEPTNHLDLDMRQALTEALIEFEGALVVVSHDRHLLRSTTDEFYLVHGGKVEAFDGDLEDYQQWLSDIQKLENQPAEGAKENANSAQSRKDQKRREAELRTQTQPLRKEIARLEKEMEKFQAQQAAAEEKLSDSGLYDQSRKAELTACLQAQASAKAGLEECEMAWLDAQEQLEAMLQSD; from the coding sequence ATGATTGTTTTCTCCTCGTTACAAATTCGTCGCGGCGTACGCGTCCTGCTGGACAATGCCACTGCCACCATCAATCCCGGCCAGAAGGTCGGACTGGTGGGAAAAAACGGCTGCGGGAAATCCACGCTGCTGGCGCTGTTAAAAAATGAACTCAGCGCCGACGGCGGCAGCTTCACCTATCCGGCAAACTGGCAGCTGGCGTGGGTTAATCAGGAAACCCCGGCGCTGAGCGAACCCGCGCTGGATTACGTGATTGACGGCGACCGCCAGTACCGGCAGTTTGAAGCTGAGCTCAACGCCGCTAACGAACGTAACGATGGGCACGCGATTGCCACGGTGCACGGCAAGCTCGACGCCATCGACGCCTGGACCATCCGCTCCCGCGCGTCCAGCCTGCTGCACGGCCTCGGTTTTTCAAATGAACAGCTTGAGCGCCCGGTGAGCGACTTCTCCGGCGGCTGGCGTATGCGTCTAAACCTGGCGCAGGCGCTGATTTGCCGTTCCGATTTACTGCTGCTCGATGAACCCACCAACCACCTTGATCTCGACGCGGTGATCTGGCTGGAGAAATGGCTGAAAAGCTATCAGGGCACGCTGATTTTGATTTCTCACGACCGTGATTTCCTCGATCCGGTGGTGGACAAAATTATCCATATCGAACAGCAAAACATGTTCGAATACACCGGCAACTACAGCGCCTTCGAGCGCCAGCGCGCGACGCGCCTTGCCCAGCAACAGGCCACTTACGAAAGCCAGCAGGCGCGGGTGGCGCATCTGCAAAGCTTTATCGATCGTTTCAAAGCCAAAGCCAGCAAAGCCAAACAGGCGCAAAGCCGCGTGAAAATGCTGGAGCGCATGGAGCTTATCGCCCCGGCGCACGTGGATAACCCGTTCCACTTCAGCTTCCGCGCCCCTGAAAGCCTGCCGAATCCGTTGCTGAAAATGGAAAAGGTCAGCGCCGGTTATGGCGATCGCACCATTCTTGATTCCATCAAGCTCAACCTGGTTCCCGGTTCGCGCATCGGTCTGCTGGGGCGTAACGGCGCGGGTAAATCGACGCTGATCAAATTACTGGCGGGCGAGCTAAACCCGGTAAGCGGTGAGATTGGTCTGGCGAAAGGTATCAAGCTGGGTTACTTCGCCCAGCATCAGCTGGAATTTTTACGCGCGGATGAATCCCCAATCCAGCACCTGGCGCGCATTGCGCCGCAGGAGCTGGAGCAGAAGCTGCGCGATTACCTCGGCGGCTTCGGTTTCCAGGGCGATAAAGTCAGTGAAGTGACCGGCCGCTTCTCCGGCGGCGAAAAAGCCCGTCTGGTGCTGGCGCTCATCGTCTGGCAGCGCCCTAACCTGCTGCTGCTCGATGAACCGACCAACCACCTGGATCTGGATATGCGCCAGGCGCTCACCGAAGCGCTGATCGAATTCGAAGGCGCGCTGGTGGTGGTGTCGCACGATCGTCACCTGTTACGCTCCACCACCGATGAGTTTTATCTGGTGCACGGCGGTAAAGTCGAGGCCTTCGACGGCGATCTGGAAGACTATCAGCAGTGGCTGAGCGACATCCAGAAACTGGAAAACCAGCCTGCCGAAGGCGCGAAAGAGAACGCCAACAGCGCCCAGTCGCGTAAAGATCAGAAGCGCCGCGAAGCGGAACTGCGCACCCAGACGCAGCCGCTGCGCAAAGAGATCGCCCGTCTGGAAAAAGAGATGGAGAAGTTCCAGGCACAGCAGGCCGCGGCGGAAGAAAAACTGAGCGACAGCGGGCTGTACGACCAGAGCCGCAAAGCCGAACTCACCGCCTGTTTACAGGCGCAGGCCAGCGCGAAAGCCGGGCTTGAAGAGTGTGAAATGGCATGGCTGGACGCCCAGGAACAGCTGGAGGCTATGCTGCAAAGCGACTGA
- the mdcE gene encoding biotin-independent malonate decarboxylase subunit gamma: MNTTVSRGALWLEKLAPNAPRLSGLCPSVQVADGEINGEAARFIAVVPDTHNHYPRAANGEVGLLEGWTLAKVVSETIAADAGKSVKRPIVAVIDVPSQAYGRREEGFGIHQALAGAAGAYANARLAGHPVIGLIVGKAMSGAFLAHGYQANRLIAFNDNGVLIHAMGKESAARITLRTVDALEKLAATIPPMAYDISNYATLGLLDHLLNISNPEAPSDADLAEVNTTLQQAIHDARQDTTLKNRLGADNRRSSSLVRERMRASW, encoded by the coding sequence ATGAATACGACAGTAAGCCGTGGCGCATTATGGCTTGAAAAACTGGCGCCCAACGCACCACGTTTGAGCGGGTTATGCCCGTCGGTCCAGGTGGCTGACGGTGAAATTAACGGTGAAGCGGCACGCTTTATCGCCGTGGTCCCGGATACGCATAACCACTATCCCCGCGCGGCAAACGGTGAAGTCGGTCTGCTGGAAGGCTGGACGCTGGCGAAAGTGGTTAGCGAAACCATCGCCGCCGACGCCGGTAAAAGCGTTAAACGCCCGATCGTGGCGGTGATTGACGTACCGAGTCAGGCCTATGGCCGCCGGGAAGAAGGTTTTGGCATTCATCAGGCGCTGGCCGGTGCGGCAGGGGCTTATGCCAATGCCCGTCTGGCAGGTCACCCGGTGATTGGCCTTATCGTTGGTAAAGCCATGTCCGGTGCGTTTCTGGCGCACGGCTACCAGGCGAACCGTCTGATTGCCTTCAACGACAACGGCGTGCTGATCCACGCGATGGGTAAAGAGTCTGCCGCGCGTATCACGCTGCGTACCGTTGACGCGCTGGAAAAACTGGCGGCGACCATTCCGCCAATGGCGTATGACATCAGTAATTACGCCACGCTGGGGCTGCTGGATCATCTGCTGAACATCAGCAATCCGGAAGCGCCTTCCGATGCCGATCTGGCGGAGGTGAATACCACCCTGCAACAGGCCATTCACGACGCACGTCAGGACACCACGCTTAAAAACCGTCTTGGTGCCGACAACCGTCGCAGCTCGTCACTCGTGCGGGAGCGCATGCGCGCAAGCTGGTAA
- a CDS encoding LysR family transcriptional regulator, protein MSHDILSEITFRKLAIFMTFMEKGNIARTAEALALSGVSVHRALHTLEENVRCPLFVHKGRTLMPLPAAWTLLEYCQEVTQLMTRGLEEARKEAGVGQGRLRVGTLYSLTLETVPRLIMGMKLRRPELEMALTMGSNETLLHMLDAGELDAIIISLSEAQIDRNSLEVLPLFHDDIFLAAPASATLNMSAPADLRDYRQQKFVSLAEGFATYAGFQEAFHIAGFEPEIVTRVNDIFSMLSLVQAGVGFTLMPGRMKKVYENSVQLLKLAEPYQMQQLIAIVFPRNREHDPNLLALAAEGRMYARSLQEPGG, encoded by the coding sequence ATGAGCCACGACATCCTCAGTGAGATCACGTTTCGCAAGCTCGCCATTTTCATGACCTTTATGGAAAAGGGGAACATTGCCCGCACCGCAGAAGCGCTGGCGTTAAGCGGCGTGAGCGTACATCGCGCGCTGCATACGCTGGAAGAAAACGTGCGCTGCCCACTGTTCGTGCATAAAGGTCGCACCCTGATGCCGCTGCCCGCGGCCTGGACGCTGCTGGAGTATTGTCAGGAAGTCACGCAACTGATGACGCGTGGTCTGGAAGAGGCGCGCAAAGAAGCAGGCGTCGGCCAGGGGCGGCTGCGTGTCGGCACGCTCTACTCGCTGACGCTGGAAACCGTGCCGCGTCTGATCATGGGCATGAAGCTGCGCCGGCCGGAGCTGGAGATGGCGCTGACCATGGGTTCTAACGAAACCCTGCTGCACATGCTGGACGCCGGGGAGCTGGACGCGATTATCATTTCGCTGTCAGAGGCGCAAATCGATCGCAACAGCCTCGAAGTGTTGCCGCTGTTTCACGATGATATTTTCCTCGCCGCGCCCGCGTCGGCCACGCTCAACATGTCAGCACCTGCCGATTTACGCGATTACCGCCAGCAAAAATTTGTCTCGCTGGCGGAAGGTTTCGCCACCTACGCAGGCTTTCAGGAAGCCTTTCACATTGCCGGTTTTGAGCCGGAGATCGTTACGCGCGTAAACGACATTTTCTCGATGCTGAGTCTGGTGCAGGCAGGCGTTGGTTTTACCCTGATGCCGGGCCGCATGAAGAAAGTGTATGAAAACTCGGTGCAGCTGTTAAAGCTCGCCGAGCCGTACCAGATGCAGCAGTTGATCGCCATCGTCTTTCCTCGCAACCGCGAGCACGATCCGAATCTGCTGGCGCTCGCCGCCGAAGGCCGCATGTACGCCCGCAGTTTGCAGGAACCGGGTGGCTGA
- the kefG gene encoding glutathione-regulated potassium-efflux system ancillary protein KefG yields MPPTAKVLLLYAHPESGDSVANRLLLKPATQLSNVTVHDLYAHYPDFFIDIPHEQALLREHDVIVFQHPLYTYSCPALLKEWLDRVLSRGFASGPGGNQLAGKYWRSVITTGEPESAYRYDALNRYPMSDILRPFELTAAMCKMHWLTPMIIYHARRQPPEELASHARAYGDWLAAPVATGGL; encoded by the coding sequence ATGCCACCAACAGCGAAAGTATTGCTGTTATATGCCCATCCGGAATCCGGAGATTCGGTCGCCAACCGGCTCTTACTTAAACCGGCAACGCAACTCAGTAATGTCACCGTGCATGATCTCTATGCGCATTACCCTGATTTCTTTATTGATATTCCCCATGAGCAGGCGCTGCTGCGCGAGCATGATGTGATCGTGTTTCAGCATCCCCTCTATACCTATAGCTGTCCGGCGCTGCTGAAAGAGTGGCTGGATCGCGTACTGAGCCGCGGCTTTGCCAGCGGGCCGGGGGGAAATCAACTGGCGGGAAAGTACTGGCGTAGCGTCATTACGACCGGTGAGCCGGAGAGTGCTTACCGCTATGACGCCCTTAACCGCTATCCGATGAGCGATATTCTGCGCCCCTTCGAACTGACGGCGGCCATGTGCAAAATGCACTGGCTTACGCCGATGATTATCTATCATGCGCGTCGGCAACCGCCGGAGGAGCTGGCGAGCCATGCCAGAGCTTACGGTGACTGGCTGGCGGCGCCTGTCGCCACAGGAGGCCTGTGA
- the kefB gene encoding glutathione-regulated potassium-efflux system protein KefB has translation MEGSDLLLAGVLFLFAAVAAVPLAARLGIGAVLGYLLAGIAIGPWGLGFISDVDEILHFSELGVVFLMFIIGLELNPSKLWQLRQSIFGIGAAQVLLSAAILAGLLMLTEFSWQAAVIGGLGLAMSSTAMALQLMRDKGMNRNEGGQLGFSVLLFQDLAVIPALALAPLLAGNADEHLDWMKIGMKVLAFGGMLVGGRYLLRPVFRYIAGSGVREVFTAATLLLVLGSALFMDALGLSMALGTFIAGVLLAESEYRHELEMAIDPFKGLLLGLFFISVGMSLNLGILYTHLLWVLVSVIVLVVVKGLVLYGLARLYGLRRSERMQFAGVLSQGGEFAFVLFSAASSQRLFHNDQMALLLVTVTLSMMTTPLVMKIVDKQLSRHFNGPEDEDEAPWVEDDKPQVIVVGFGRFGQVIGRLLMANKMRITVLERDISAVNLMRKYGYKVYYGDATQVELLRSAGAEAAKSIVITCNEPEDTMKLVEICQQHFPHLAILARARGRVEAHELLQAGVTQFSRETFSSALELGRKALITLGVHPHQAQRAQLHFRRLDMRMLRELMPVHTDTAQISRVREARRELEEIFQREMQQERRQFDGWDEFE, from the coding sequence ATGGAAGGTTCCGATCTGTTACTGGCAGGCGTGCTGTTCCTGTTTGCCGCCGTGGCGGCGGTACCGCTGGCGGCGAGACTGGGCATCGGCGCGGTGCTGGGTTATCTGCTGGCGGGGATTGCCATCGGGCCGTGGGGCCTCGGGTTTATCAGCGATGTGGATGAAATTCTGCATTTCTCCGAGCTTGGCGTGGTGTTCCTGATGTTTATCATCGGCCTGGAGCTGAACCCGTCCAAACTGTGGCAACTGCGGCAATCGATTTTCGGTATCGGGGCGGCGCAGGTGTTGCTGAGCGCGGCGATCCTCGCCGGGCTGCTGATGTTGACGGAGTTTTCGTGGCAGGCGGCGGTGATCGGCGGCCTGGGGCTGGCGATGTCCTCAACGGCCATGGCGTTGCAGTTGATGCGCGATAAAGGCATGAACCGCAACGAAGGCGGCCAGCTCGGATTCTCGGTGTTGCTGTTCCAGGATCTGGCTGTGATCCCGGCGCTGGCGCTGGCGCCGCTGCTGGCGGGTAACGCCGATGAACATCTGGACTGGATGAAAATCGGCATGAAAGTGCTGGCCTTCGGCGGGATGCTGGTGGGCGGTCGTTATCTGCTGCGTCCGGTGTTTCGTTATATTGCCGGTTCCGGCGTGCGGGAGGTGTTTACCGCCGCCACGCTGTTGCTGGTGCTGGGTTCGGCGCTATTTATGGACGCTCTCGGGCTGTCGATGGCGCTGGGCACTTTTATCGCCGGGGTGCTGCTGGCGGAAAGCGAGTACCGTCATGAGCTGGAAATGGCTATCGATCCCTTTAAGGGGCTGCTGCTGGGGCTGTTTTTTATCTCCGTCGGCATGTCGCTCAATTTAGGCATTCTTTATACCCATCTGCTGTGGGTGCTGGTCAGCGTCATTGTGCTGGTGGTGGTGAAAGGGCTGGTGCTGTACGGCCTGGCGCGCCTGTACGGACTGCGGCGTTCCGAGCGGATGCAGTTTGCCGGGGTGCTCAGCCAGGGCGGGGAGTTTGCTTTTGTGCTCTTTTCGGCGGCGTCATCCCAAAGATTGTTCCACAATGATCAGATGGCCCTGCTACTGGTGACGGTGACGCTGTCGATGATGACCACGCCGCTGGTGATGAAAATCGTCGATAAACAGCTGTCACGGCACTTTAACGGCCCGGAAGATGAGGACGAAGCGCCGTGGGTAGAGGATGATAAGCCGCAGGTGATTGTTGTCGGCTTTGGGCGTTTCGGTCAGGTGATCGGGCGTCTGCTGATGGCGAACAAAATGCGCATCACGGTGCTGGAGCGGGATATCAGCGCAGTCAACCTGATGCGAAAATACGGCTACAAAGTCTATTACGGCGATGCCACTCAGGTGGAGCTGCTGCGCTCGGCGGGCGCGGAGGCGGCGAAGTCTATCGTCATCACCTGTAATGAGCCGGAAGACACCATGAAGCTGGTGGAAATCTGCCAGCAGCACTTCCCGCATCTGGCGATCCTCGCCCGTGCGCGTGGCCGTGTGGAAGCGCATGAACTGTTACAGGCGGGCGTGACGCAGTTCTCCCGCGAAACCTTCTCCAGTGCGCTGGAGCTGGGACGCAAGGCGCTGATTACGCTGGGCGTGCATCCCCATCAGGCCCAGCGCGCGCAGCTGCACTTCCGCCGTCTGGATATGCGCATGTTGCGCGAACTGATGCCGGTGCATACTGATACGGCCCAAATCTCCCGCGTCCGGGAAGCGCGCCGCGAGCTGGAAGAGATTTTCCAGCGCGAGATGCAGCAGGAGCGGCGGCAGTTTGACGGCTGGGATGAATTCGAGTGA
- the mdcH gene encoding malonate decarboxylase subunit epsilon: MKILFTFPGQGTQHPGMLQQLPGTALAEAREVLGAEVDTLDMPEALEHTRAVQLSLLIAGVAWARELQRQGVEPDIVSGLSIGAYPAAVVAGALAFDDALRLVALRGDLMEQAYPHGYGLTAIMGLTLPQVEAISEGSQTWIANLNAETQIVIAGRDEEMAQVAEKALAKGASKAKRLAVSVPSHCELLTRPAEKLAQAFAGVSLSRPACAYLSGSTGRVLWQPEKIADDLAMNMARTVRWQEAVISANEREARLAIEMPPGGILTCLTRQAAWEGESISLERSGVDVALHLAKRLREQR, from the coding sequence ATGAAAATTCTGTTTACCTTTCCCGGCCAGGGAACGCAGCATCCCGGCATGTTGCAACAGCTGCCCGGTACGGCGCTTGCAGAAGCGCGTGAAGTGCTGGGCGCGGAAGTCGATACCCTGGATATGCCTGAAGCGCTGGAGCATACCCGCGCGGTGCAGCTGTCGCTGTTGATCGCCGGTGTCGCCTGGGCGCGGGAACTGCAACGGCAGGGCGTGGAGCCAGATATCGTCAGCGGCCTGTCGATCGGCGCGTACCCGGCGGCGGTGGTGGCCGGTGCGCTGGCTTTTGACGATGCGCTGCGGCTGGTGGCCCTGCGCGGCGATTTGATGGAGCAGGCGTACCCGCACGGTTACGGACTGACAGCCATCATGGGTCTGACGCTGCCGCAGGTCGAAGCAATAAGCGAAGGCAGCCAGACCTGGATCGCCAACCTGAATGCGGAAACGCAGATTGTGATCGCCGGTCGTGATGAAGAGATGGCGCAGGTGGCGGAAAAAGCGCTGGCGAAAGGGGCCAGCAAGGCGAAGCGTCTGGCTGTCAGCGTGCCGTCGCACTGTGAACTGCTGACCCGTCCGGCGGAAAAACTGGCACAGGCCTTTGCCGGGGTGAGTTTGTCCCGTCCGGCGTGCGCTTACCTGAGCGGCAGTACCGGACGCGTGCTGTGGCAGCCGGAGAAAATCGCCGACGATCTGGCGATGAACATGGCGCGTACCGTACGCTGGCAGGAGGCGGTGATTTCCGCCAATGAGCGTGAAGCGCGGCTGGCCATCGAGATGCCACCGGGCGGTATTCTCACCTGTTTAACGCGGCAGGCGGCCTGGGAAGGGGAGTCCATTTCGCTGGAGCGCAGCGGCGTTGATGTGGCGCTGCACCTGGCGAAACGTCTGCGGGAGCAGCGATAA
- a CDS encoding triphosphoribosyl-dephospho-CoA synthase, with protein MKHLPQIEACGGAEWLARTATQCLIDEARLSPKPGLVDSRGNGAHHDLTLALMERSARSLTPTFHALAQQSWQRPADIALRQTIGRLGREGEQQMMAATGGVNTHRGAIWALGLLVSAAAMLGGAGTAEDIANVAAQLAQLPDAAAPKVFSKGLRATHRYRVPGAREEAQQGFPHIVQLALPQLQASRKRGGTETQARLDALMAIMTSLSDTCVLNRAGMTGLETMRDGAKAVLSAGGTAQPAGQRALARLDAQMLALNASPGGAADLLAATLLLDRIATLPYLSD; from the coding sequence ATGAAACATCTGCCACAGATTGAAGCTTGCGGAGGTGCCGAATGGCTGGCGCGAACCGCCACCCAGTGTCTGATTGACGAAGCACGGTTAAGCCCGAAGCCCGGTCTGGTGGACAGTCGGGGGAATGGGGCGCACCACGACCTGACGCTGGCGCTGATGGAGCGTTCCGCGCGTAGCCTGACCCCTACGTTTCATGCCCTGGCGCAACAAAGCTGGCAACGTCCGGCAGACATTGCGCTACGACAAACTATCGGGCGACTGGGTCGCGAAGGCGAACAGCAGATGATGGCTGCCACCGGCGGCGTGAATACGCACCGTGGCGCGATCTGGGCGCTGGGCCTGCTGGTCAGCGCGGCAGCGATGCTGGGCGGCGCGGGCACTGCGGAGGACATTGCAAATGTCGCCGCACAGCTGGCGCAACTGCCGGACGCCGCCGCCCCGAAAGTCTTCAGCAAGGGCCTGCGCGCCACCCATCGTTATCGGGTACCCGGCGCACGTGAAGAAGCGCAGCAGGGTTTTCCGCACATCGTCCAACTGGCATTGCCGCAGTTGCAAGCCAGCCGTAAACGCGGCGGCACTGAAACCCAGGCGCGGCTTGATGCGCTGATGGCGATCATGACCTCGCTCAGCGATACCTGCGTGCTGAACCGCGCCGGGATGACCGGGCTGGAAACCATGCGTGACGGCGCAAAAGCCGTGCTGTCAGCCGGCGGAACGGCGCAGCCTGCGGGCCAGCGCGCGCTGGCGCGACTTGACGCGCAGATGCTGGCGCTTAACGCCTCGCCGGGCGGTGCGGCTGATTTACTCGCCGCCACGCTGCTGCTCGACCGTATCGCGACCTTGCCTTATTTATCTGATTAA
- a CDS encoding biotin-independent malonate decarboxylase subunit beta — translation MRDDRSFIELKARERARTLLDDGSYRELLDPFEGIISPWLGPQGIVPQADDGMVVAKGTINGQPAVVIAIEGTFQGGSMGEVSGAKMAAALELAAEDNRNGIPTQAVLCLETGGVRLQEANLGLAAIADIHAAIVDLRRYTPVIGIVAGTVGCFGGMSIAAALCSYLIVTREARLGLNGPQVIEQEAGIEEYDSRDRPFIWSMTGGEVRYQSGLVDALVGDGVNAVKGAMNDFIAKGVPEKHRTDNYQWYLDRLTQFDTRKQADAEQIKALFAGEEKA, via the coding sequence ATGCGTGATGACCGCAGTTTTATCGAATTAAAAGCGCGTGAACGCGCCCGCACGCTGCTGGACGACGGCAGCTACCGTGAATTGCTGGATCCCTTTGAAGGCATTATTTCCCCGTGGCTTGGGCCGCAGGGCATCGTGCCGCAGGCCGATGACGGCATGGTGGTGGCGAAAGGCACCATTAATGGCCAGCCTGCGGTGGTGATCGCCATCGAAGGCACCTTCCAGGGCGGCAGCATGGGGGAAGTGTCCGGCGCGAAAATGGCAGCGGCGCTGGAGCTGGCGGCGGAAGATAACCGCAACGGCATCCCGACCCAGGCGGTACTGTGCCTCGAAACCGGCGGCGTGCGTTTACAGGAAGCCAATCTGGGGCTGGCGGCGATTGCCGATATTCATGCCGCCATTGTCGATCTGCGCCGTTATACGCCGGTTATCGGCATTGTGGCCGGTACCGTGGGCTGCTTTGGCGGGATGTCCATTGCTGCCGCGCTGTGCAGCTATTTAATCGTCACCCGCGAGGCGCGCCTCGGTCTTAACGGTCCGCAGGTCATTGAGCAGGAAGCGGGGATTGAAGAGTATGACTCCCGCGACCGTCCGTTTATCTGGAGCATGACCGGCGGGGAAGTCCGCTATCAGAGCGGGCTGGTGGATGCGCTGGTTGGCGACGGGGTGAATGCGGTGAAAGGCGCGATGAACGACTTTATCGCCAAAGGCGTACCGGAAAAACACCGCACCGATAACTACCAGTGGTATCTGGATCGTCTCACCCAGTTCGACACCCGCAAACAGGCGGATGCCGAACAGATCAAAGCGCTCTTTGCCGGGGAGGAAAAAGCATGA
- a CDS encoding malonate decarboxylase holo-ACP synthase encodes MTSSSLRPHDLLWLADRSALQGVTESWVDTVWHAGLPVVVRRDVDEQGRIPVGVRGLRRDQRAPGWVDAQQVVRVVTPEQLTDARALVSSPFISAPPVQVAFQLAQHGWPWVWGITGSVGYALATGIPVIHAASDLDLLIRAPQPLSHDALIQWQQRLDTALCRADTQVETPSGGFALNEWLRDGQALLKTRQGPRLVSDLWRRED; translated from the coding sequence ATGACTTCATCATCATTGCGACCGCACGATCTTCTCTGGCTGGCTGACCGCAGCGCCCTGCAGGGGGTGACGGAATCCTGGGTGGATACGGTCTGGCATGCGGGGTTGCCGGTAGTGGTGCGGCGTGATGTTGATGAGCAGGGGCGCATCCCGGTGGGGGTGCGCGGTCTGCGCCGCGACCAGCGTGCGCCAGGCTGGGTGGATGCGCAGCAGGTTGTGCGCGTTGTCACCCCCGAACAGCTGACCGACGCCCGGGCGCTGGTCAGCTCGCCCTTTATCTCCGCGCCACCCGTTCAGGTGGCGTTTCAGCTGGCGCAGCATGGGTGGCCGTGGGTCTGGGGGATCACCGGCAGCGTCGGCTATGCGCTGGCGACCGGCATCCCGGTGATCCATGCCGCAAGCGATCTGGATCTGCTGATCCGCGCCCCGCAGCCGCTGTCGCACGATGCGCTGATACAGTGGCAGCAACGGCTGGACACCGCCCTGTGCCGCGCCGATACGCAGGTGGAGACGCCATCCGGCGGATTCGCGCTCAATGAGTGGCTGCGTGACGGTCAGGCACTGCTCAAAACCCGTCAGGGACCGCGTCTGGTTAGCGATCTCTGGCGCAGGGAGGACTAA
- the mdcC gene encoding malonate decarboxylase acyl carrier protein has protein sequence MEHITISLPASRTLSGKALAGVVGSGDMEVLFTADQEQTLTVDITTSVDNSRGRWEALFNRLTLAGSLPSGKLVIHDFGATPGVARIRIEQVFEGVSHA, from the coding sequence ATGGAACACATTACGATCTCTTTGCCTGCCAGCCGCACCTTGAGCGGTAAAGCGCTGGCAGGCGTCGTTGGCTCCGGGGATATGGAGGTGCTTTTCACCGCCGACCAGGAGCAGACGCTCACCGTTGATATCACCACTTCCGTGGACAACAGCCGCGGACGCTGGGAAGCGCTGTTTAACCGTCTCACCCTGGCGGGCAGCCTGCCGTCCGGCAAGCTGGTGATCCACGATTTTGGTGCGACGCCTGGCGTGGCGCGCATTCGTATCGAACAGGTTTTTGAGGGGGTGAGCCATGCGTGA
- a CDS encoding AEC family transporter, whose amino-acid sequence MTYVIVHALAPIFVIMLLGFWAGKAGMVDNKNVSLLNIFVMDFALPAALFSATVQTPWDGIVAQSPLIVVLTLAMWITYAIIYFLATSVFKKSPQDAAVLTLTVALPNYAALGLPILGSVLGETSSTSLSVAVSIACGSVLMTPFCLLILEREKARAEGGNSGSTLAMLPVLMWRSIKKPIVMGPLLGVILSAIGIHMPDLVLAAIKPLGLSATAAALFLTGVILSARKLQINTMVITSTIAKLLIQPAIAWGIVLALGLSGPVAITAILMIALSAGFFGVVFGNRFGVQSPDAEAVLLLSSVLCILSLPLFISLTSGM is encoded by the coding sequence ATGACTTACGTAATTGTTCATGCTCTCGCACCGATTTTTGTGATTATGCTACTGGGATTCTGGGCCGGTAAGGCCGGAATGGTGGATAACAAAAATGTTTCCCTGCTTAATATTTTCGTGATGGATTTTGCCCTGCCCGCCGCGCTGTTCAGCGCCACGGTGCAGACGCCGTGGGACGGTATTGTCGCCCAGTCGCCGCTGATCGTGGTGCTGACGCTGGCGATGTGGATCACCTACGCCATCATCTATTTCCTCGCCACCAGCGTCTTTAAAAAATCGCCGCAGGATGCTGCTGTGCTGACCCTGACCGTTGCCCTGCCGAACTATGCGGCGCTGGGCCTGCCGATCCTGGGCAGCGTGCTGGGTGAAACCTCGTCTACCTCACTCTCCGTGGCGGTATCCATTGCCTGCGGTTCCGTGCTGATGACGCCGTTCTGCCTGCTGATCCTTGAACGTGAAAAAGCGCGTGCGGAAGGCGGTAACAGCGGTTCAACCCTGGCGATGCTGCCGGTGCTGATGTGGCGGTCGATTAAAAAACCTATCGTCATGGGCCCGCTGTTAGGGGTGATTTTATCCGCCATCGGTATTCATATGCCGGATCTGGTGCTGGCGGCCATTAAACCGCTGGGCCTGTCCGCCACTGCGGCGGCGCTGTTCCTGACCGGCGTGATCCTCTCGGCGCGTAAACTGCAAATCAACACCATGGTTATTACCTCGACCATCGCTAAACTGCTGATCCAGCCAGCCATTGCCTGGGGGATCGTGCTGGCGTTAGGCCTGTCCGGCCCGGTTGCCATTACCGCTATCCTGATGATCGCGCTTTCGGCCGGTTTCTTCGGCGTGGTCTTCGGTAACCGCTTTGGCGTACAGTCGCCGGATGCCGAAGCCGTGCTGTTGTTAAGCTCTGTGCTGTGTATTCTGTCTCTGCCGCTGTTTATCTCGCTGACATCAGGAATGTAA